The Roseiconus lacunae genome window below encodes:
- a CDS encoding putative transporter, whose amino-acid sequence MSTITTAILVISAVAVSGLAFGSLRIRGIGLGPAGVLFSGLVFAHFGATINPEINHFAKEFGLILFVFTIGIQLGPGIIQLWKQQGLLLNGLALLIVLQGFALVALFGYLLGFPATAVAGLFSGSTTNTPSLGAAEQAATMLSESDSTMDISSLASAYAVAYPGGILGIIASMLLLKKFFKVDLDSEVERYESKNSNGHEAIERRSVIVENARLDLVPFGEIPGIDETGVRISRIRRAGDDTVEAATEQTLLGEGDVVQVVGPKSGLARFVPLIGRPSDEDLMQQSGNVTSRRIYVTAGPVLNKTLATLSLDRFYNVTITRITRSGVEMVPRGTSRLFYGDIVQVVGDNESLDRVTEHLGNSTKSMKETQFSPLFVGIAIGVLAGMIPLSIPGVPFPVRLGLAGGPLIAAIVFSLVRSIGTFVWYIPSSANLALRELGIILFLACAGLGAGETFVESAMSFNGLQWIVAGLFITMIPLLIAGVLARVVWKQNYLTICGVIAGSMTDPPALAFAGSMRDCNASATAYAAVYPLTMILRIIVAQSLVFIFA is encoded by the coding sequence ATTTCGGCGCAACGATCAATCCCGAAATCAATCACTTTGCTAAAGAGTTTGGCTTGATCCTGTTTGTCTTTACGATCGGAATCCAGCTCGGCCCCGGGATCATCCAGCTTTGGAAACAGCAAGGGTTGTTACTCAACGGACTCGCGCTGCTGATCGTGCTGCAAGGGTTTGCGCTCGTAGCGTTGTTTGGATACCTGCTCGGATTCCCGGCCACCGCCGTGGCGGGTCTGTTCAGCGGATCGACGACCAACACACCTTCCCTCGGTGCGGCGGAGCAAGCGGCAACGATGCTAAGCGAATCCGATAGCACGATGGACATCTCGTCATTGGCATCGGCATACGCGGTCGCCTACCCCGGCGGGATCCTTGGCATCATTGCATCGATGTTGCTGCTCAAGAAGTTTTTTAAAGTCGACTTAGATAGCGAAGTCGAACGATATGAATCGAAAAACAGCAACGGACATGAAGCCATCGAACGACGAAGCGTCATTGTCGAAAACGCGAGGCTAGATCTTGTTCCATTTGGTGAAATCCCCGGCATCGACGAAACCGGCGTCCGAATCTCACGGATTCGCCGCGCCGGTGACGACACCGTCGAAGCGGCGACCGAACAGACGCTCTTGGGCGAAGGCGATGTCGTTCAAGTGGTGGGCCCGAAAAGTGGCTTGGCAAGATTTGTACCTTTGATCGGCCGCCCCAGTGACGAAGACTTGATGCAACAATCGGGCAATGTGACTTCGCGACGAATTTATGTGACCGCGGGGCCGGTACTCAACAAAACACTCGCGACGCTCTCGCTCGACCGGTTCTACAACGTCACGATCACCCGGATCACGCGTAGTGGGGTGGAAATGGTCCCGCGAGGGACAAGCCGATTGTTCTACGGCGACATCGTGCAAGTCGTCGGGGATAACGAAAGCCTTGATCGAGTCACCGAACACCTGGGAAATTCGACTAAGTCGATGAAGGAGACGCAGTTCTCCCCCTTGTTTGTCGGCATTGCGATCGGCGTGCTCGCGGGCATGATCCCGCTATCGATCCCGGGAGTCCCGTTTCCCGTGCGGCTGGGACTTGCCGGTGGTCCGCTGATTGCCGCGATCGTGTTCAGCTTGGTTCGTAGTATCGGTACATTTGTTTGGTACATCCCCTCGTCGGCGAACCTGGCGCTTCGGGAATTGGGAATCATCCTGTTCCTTGCCTGTGCGGGACTTGGTGCGGGCGAGACCTTTGTCGAATCCGCGATGAGTTTCAACGGATTGCAGTGGATCGTCGCCGGATTGTTCATCACGATGATCCCGCTGCTGATCGCCGGGGTGCTCGCCCGCGTGGTCTGGAAACAGAACTACCTGACGATCTGTGGCGTGATTGCCGGAAGCATGACCGACCCGCCGGCGCTGGCCTTTGCCGGTTCGATGCGTGACTGCAACGCCAGCGCGACCGCCTACGCGGCGGTTTATCCGTTGACGATGATTTTGCGGATCATCGTCGCCCAGTCGCTCGTGTTTATCTTTGCCTAA